In the genome of Dermacentor andersoni chromosome 3, qqDerAnde1_hic_scaffold, whole genome shotgun sequence, one region contains:
- the LOC140216768 gene encoding uncharacterized protein, whose amino-acid sequence MPKNQNTLACYLDKKTRTTQDVHFSAPSQLLKVTQTQATSGTRLYHWSAAEIAFTSGFATAVSQHVGDNAYEIIGPDHESPQGANNISVAEVSPIPLGSYHDR is encoded by the exons atgccaaaaaatcaaaatacattggcatgttatttggacaagaaaacta ggacaacccaggacgtgcatttctcagcacccagtcaactgctaaaagtgactcaaacacaggccacca gtggaactcggctgtaccactggagtgctgcggaaattgccttcaccagcggctttgcaacagctgtttcgcagcatgtcg gagacaatgcctacgaaattattggccctgatcatgagagccctcaaggggcaaacaacatctctgttgcagaagtgagcccgataccacttggaagttaccatgacagatga